The following nucleotide sequence is from Labeo rohita strain BAU-BD-2019 chromosome 3, IGBB_LRoh.1.0, whole genome shotgun sequence.
CATCCAGCGGTTATTAAAATCTCCAACCAGTACCTTCACGCATCGGGAACCCGAGTGCGAAACTACTCGCAGTCAATCATTTTGTCTGTGCATCTTCGGTGTCTTAACTTATGAGATCTGCCCGAATGAAAATATACAACATCAATCCTCAATCTATGTCACTAGAAACAGGTTTAAACACTGGCTGGTTTCATCAGGATTTGGCTCAATGTGTTTAAACTGAAAAGGAGAATTCTAAAGCTAAACCAACATACTAGACATGAGCTGCCTCTTAATCATCAGCTCAAGAGCACGAGACCCACGTCGGTTCAGAGAACGTGTCATAAAATTACCATAAATCATCAATTATGACCACTGAGGTGTGACCAAACTGTTAACGTGGCTGTAATCTCCAGAGCGTCATATTTCTGGACATAAACACCCTCCCAGAAATCCCTCTTAGGCATCTAGAATCTTCTGTAAGAATATTAGCTTTTCTTCCCagaatcaattttaaaaagtagcaTTAATCAAAGCAGATTATAGAATAGACAAACATTTGGGCGATAAAGTGACGCATTACTGAAAACAACAAACGCAAAAACACCTGTGCAACAGGAGGCTGGTTACTCCAAGAGATAGtcaattcataaaaaaaaaaaaaaaaaaaaaaaaaaaaaaaaaaaacaacattatgaAACGAGAAACAAACGAACGGATCACAAGTAATACTCAATTAGTAGTCATAATACTCTTGATTTGTCAGGGTggtaataacaataattcatGGACGAAAAAAAATTGTCCTCAAGGAAAGTGTTTCAGCATTGGGATCTCTTCAACTCTGAGACTTCAGTTGGCCAAAACCACGGGTTGGAAAGCCTGGCCGGAATACTGCAGGTTGTATCCGAGTCCTTCCACGAATGGTGGCTTATCCATGAAGGAAATTCCACTGTTGCCTCCAATGATTCCCACAGCTTGACCTGGTTGTGGACTGGAGAACGGATCGAAGGATGCCTGCGGGTGCGGAGCCTGGAACGGCGTCATTGGCGGACCTTCGGCGTCAAAGTAGAGGGGCCTCTGGGAAGCGGGAAACACAAACTCTTTGGCATTAGGAGACAATTGGCTTGGGATGGGTCCAGCTAGAGAGTGCATGGAAAGGGACAAGGGTTTGTGCTTGACCAGACCCGGTGGGGAGATGGTGCTGGGGGAGCGCGTGATCATCCTCGGTTGCGGGGCCGTGGGGACGCCAGAACCGGAGGCGACTCCGGGGTTCCCGCATTTCTTCATCTTGGTGGAGCCAAATTTGGTGGCGGCGAAGCTGGCTGTGGTGAAGGTGATCGGTTGAGGTGTGGGTCGGGAGTTGGGAGTAGAGTACAAAAGGCCAGCGCTTGGTGGCGACGGGGTGGATGTGTTGGAAGAATGAGCGCTGGGATTCGTGGGAGTGCTGGGAGTAGCATAGCCGAACAGTCCCGGGCAAGATGAGGTAGAAAGAGGAGTTGGCGAACTGGAGAGCGACGGTAGCATGACCGGTGACACATGGCCACCGATGGGCACGAACACCTGAGCTTCTGGGTTAAAGCCCAGACTCTTGACGTCCTCGAACTCCACGTCTCCTTTGAGAACGACGTCAGACCTTTCGGCGTCGCCCCCTAAACCTGGCGGATCCTCTGTGTAGAGGACTTTCACAGCACCCTTCTCCCCAATCTGGTAGGACACTTCGTAAGGGTCGATCCAAATGCTGAGCTCGGGGGGAACATTGGCACGGACCTCTTCGGTGTCTAGACCGCTCCTCCTGGCTGCCAGCTCCACCACAGGATCCCTGGGAGCTCCCAGATGGAGGCAGCGGAAGGCAGAACCACGTAAAGGTGCTTCAGGGTACCAGTGCCCTTCGAAGCGGGACACCAGGATACGCTCCAACTCCTCGCCGAACAGATCAGCCCTACGGCGTGGGAGCTTGTTGTACAAGTAGGACACTATGAAGTTCAACGCGACCTTCACCTCCAGATGCATGATGAATTTGATTAGGTCTTGAAAGTTCCTTCAAGTTAGAATCCTAACATCTCTTGCAAATATCAAGGTGGAAGTCTTTAATCTTGGGCTTAAACGTCAATTTAAAAGCAAGGGCCTCTGATTTCAGATGGTTGCTGAGGAATTGCTTAAAAGTGATTGTCAGAGACcagctgaatttaaaaaatcttcacCCTGAAGCACTGACGTATGAAGACAGCAGCTCTCCAAGATCCAGTTTCTTCAATGCCTTTggaaagacagagacagaccAGTTAAACACAATATTCACATAAAATTTGACTGTCAgtatgcatgtttgtttgtttgagcagATGCCGAGGCCAAGGTACCAATCCATGATTATCTTCATGAAATCCCTCATCTGTTCCTCTGGCTAAAGCACTTAGGATTACATGGCTAAGAGAGGAAAATTTAACACCAAATGCACTAGGCCCACTTACACTAGCTCAAAGAAACACTAAGAGGGAATGCTctacaattatatatttatactttgaGCCCAGGGAATGTCATTTGTCCCAGCAGTGAAAAAGGCAGCACTTCTGACTG
It contains:
- the LOC127162880 gene encoding protein Tob2; its protein translation is MHLEVKVALNFIVSYLYNKLPRRRADLFGEELERILVSRFEGHWYPEAPLRGSAFRCLHLGAPRDPVVELAARRSGLDTEEVRANVPPELSIWIDPYEVSYQIGEKGAVKVLYTEDPPGLGGDAERSDVVLKGDVEFEDVKSLGFNPEAQVFVPIGGHVSPVMLPSLSSSPTPLSTSSCPGLFGYATPSTPTNPSAHSSNTSTPSPPSAGLLYSTPNSRPTPQPITFTTASFAATKFGSTKMKKCGNPGVASGSGVPTAPQPRMITRSPSTISPPGLVKHKPLSLSMHSLAGPIPSQLSPNAKEFVFPASQRPLYFDAEGPPMTPFQAPHPQASFDPFSSPQPGQAVGIIGGNSGISFMDKPPFVEGLGYNLQYSGQAFQPVVLAN